A single genomic interval of Penaeus vannamei isolate JL-2024 chromosome 21, ASM4276789v1, whole genome shotgun sequence harbors:
- the LOC113826356 gene encoding uncharacterized protein isoform X1, protein MDTACMASELQLRQRGKGENNGSATQATSETCPKMNGVKSSVAVNQHSCHVRNGSITEGRQKEVISPEDINRGILPDTTAPVSSRMQELLEGLNEPGDCGNPIEPPSWLDRQLFNRGRDFYHRYLFCMSFSEVLALVFMLSMMRALRPLMYTGRSDSPRKALRRYFSTFQHVTAWHEGDVWDPADRAHKDLLSVRAIHNRLSGVFNSSKEHDRVWNTKIQDKGHEEPACPFYHTIREDLKDQTGDGLPLEGPDNPPFFISQWDMSLTQYQFMGLVVAHPHKMGAGAATDEDLEGLVHFWRGLGWLLGVDDKYNFCRGSLAEVRSLCLEVERLVGIPALAKADWNYEHMTLSLVTGLSHLMHTLSFEAGFRYVAYTLDLDIPNFISRMSMQGTIKYWLMRFAIGLLYYFPGLVIRLSRMLRVATAVFQKRYANGMNERGGSKTGELYPVTTPFTY, encoded by the exons CTTGCATGGCGTCGGAATTGCAACTTCggcagagggggaaag GCGAGAACAATGGGTCAGCCACACAGGCGACTTCTGAAACCTGTCCAAAGATGAATGGCGTGAAATCGTCAGTCGCTGTCAATCAACACAGCTGTCACGTCAGAAATGGAAGTATTACTGAGGGCCGTCAGAAAGAAGTAATTTCACCAGAAGACATCAACCGAGGCATTCTGCCAGACACCACAGCGCCCGTGTCCTCGAGAATGCAAGAGCTGTTGGAGGGTCTGAACGAGCCTGGCGACTGTGGCAACCCCATAGAGCCCCCCTCCTGGTTAGACAGACAGCTGTTCAACCGAGGGAGAGATTTCTACCACCGCTATTTATTTTGCATGAGTTTCTCTGAAGTTTTGGCGCTCGTGTTTATGCTGAGCATGATGCGGGCGCTTCGGCCCCTCATGTACACTGGCCGCTCGGACTCCCCGCGGAAAGCTCTTCGGCGATATTTCTCGACCTTCCAGCACGTGACCGCCTGGCACGAGGGGGATGTGTGGGACCCCGCCGATCGTGCCCACAAGGACCTGCTGTCGGTGCGAGCCATACACAACAGGCTGTCCGGCGTGTTCAATTCCTCGAAGGAGCACGACAGGGTGTGGAATACAAAGATCCAGGACAAAGGCCACGAGGAACCTGCTTGCCCCTTTTACCACACCATCCGCGAGGACCTAAAGGATCAGACAGGAGACGGGCTCCCGCTCGAGGGTCCAGACAACCCTCCCTTCTTCATCAGCCAGTGGGACATGAGTCTGACCCAGTACCAGTTCATGGGGCTGGTGGTGGCCCACCCGCACAAGATGGGCGCCGGAGCAGCCACAGACGAGGACCTGGAGGGCCTTGTCCACTTCTGGCGAGGGCTGGGCTGGCTTCTCGGGGTAGATGACAAGTACAACTTCTGCCGAGGGTCCTTGGCGGAAGTGCGCTCGCTGTGCCTGGAGGTCGAAAGACTAGTTGGCATCCCAGCGCTGGCGAAGGCAGACTGGAACTACGAGCACATGACTCTCTCCCTCGTCACGGGGTTGAGCCACCTCATGCACACGCTCTCGTTCGAAGCAGGCTTTCGTTATGTGGCCTATACTCTCGACCTCGACATTCCAAACTTCATCAGTCGCATGTCCATGCAGGGTACCATCAAGTACTGGCTTATGCGCTTTGCTATTGGTCTCCTGTATTACTTTCCGGGCTTGGTCATCCGGCTTAGTCGAATGCTGAGGGTGGCGACCGCTGTCTTTCAAAAGCGCTATGCCAATGGGATGAACGAACGAGGGGGCAGCAAAACGGGTGAACTTTATCCAGTAACGACTCCTTTCACGTACTGA
- the LOC113826356 gene encoding uncharacterized protein isoform X2 has translation MDTGENNGSATQATSETCPKMNGVKSSVAVNQHSCHVRNGSITEGRQKEVISPEDINRGILPDTTAPVSSRMQELLEGLNEPGDCGNPIEPPSWLDRQLFNRGRDFYHRYLFCMSFSEVLALVFMLSMMRALRPLMYTGRSDSPRKALRRYFSTFQHVTAWHEGDVWDPADRAHKDLLSVRAIHNRLSGVFNSSKEHDRVWNTKIQDKGHEEPACPFYHTIREDLKDQTGDGLPLEGPDNPPFFISQWDMSLTQYQFMGLVVAHPHKMGAGAATDEDLEGLVHFWRGLGWLLGVDDKYNFCRGSLAEVRSLCLEVERLVGIPALAKADWNYEHMTLSLVTGLSHLMHTLSFEAGFRYVAYTLDLDIPNFISRMSMQGTIKYWLMRFAIGLLYYFPGLVIRLSRMLRVATAVFQKRYANGMNERGGSKTGELYPVTTPFTY, from the coding sequence GCGAGAACAATGGGTCAGCCACACAGGCGACTTCTGAAACCTGTCCAAAGATGAATGGCGTGAAATCGTCAGTCGCTGTCAATCAACACAGCTGTCACGTCAGAAATGGAAGTATTACTGAGGGCCGTCAGAAAGAAGTAATTTCACCAGAAGACATCAACCGAGGCATTCTGCCAGACACCACAGCGCCCGTGTCCTCGAGAATGCAAGAGCTGTTGGAGGGTCTGAACGAGCCTGGCGACTGTGGCAACCCCATAGAGCCCCCCTCCTGGTTAGACAGACAGCTGTTCAACCGAGGGAGAGATTTCTACCACCGCTATTTATTTTGCATGAGTTTCTCTGAAGTTTTGGCGCTCGTGTTTATGCTGAGCATGATGCGGGCGCTTCGGCCCCTCATGTACACTGGCCGCTCGGACTCCCCGCGGAAAGCTCTTCGGCGATATTTCTCGACCTTCCAGCACGTGACCGCCTGGCACGAGGGGGATGTGTGGGACCCCGCCGATCGTGCCCACAAGGACCTGCTGTCGGTGCGAGCCATACACAACAGGCTGTCCGGCGTGTTCAATTCCTCGAAGGAGCACGACAGGGTGTGGAATACAAAGATCCAGGACAAAGGCCACGAGGAACCTGCTTGCCCCTTTTACCACACCATCCGCGAGGACCTAAAGGATCAGACAGGAGACGGGCTCCCGCTCGAGGGTCCAGACAACCCTCCCTTCTTCATCAGCCAGTGGGACATGAGTCTGACCCAGTACCAGTTCATGGGGCTGGTGGTGGCCCACCCGCACAAGATGGGCGCCGGAGCAGCCACAGACGAGGACCTGGAGGGCCTTGTCCACTTCTGGCGAGGGCTGGGCTGGCTTCTCGGGGTAGATGACAAGTACAACTTCTGCCGAGGGTCCTTGGCGGAAGTGCGCTCGCTGTGCCTGGAGGTCGAAAGACTAGTTGGCATCCCAGCGCTGGCGAAGGCAGACTGGAACTACGAGCACATGACTCTCTCCCTCGTCACGGGGTTGAGCCACCTCATGCACACGCTCTCGTTCGAAGCAGGCTTTCGTTATGTGGCCTATACTCTCGACCTCGACATTCCAAACTTCATCAGTCGCATGTCCATGCAGGGTACCATCAAGTACTGGCTTATGCGCTTTGCTATTGGTCTCCTGTATTACTTTCCGGGCTTGGTCATCCGGCTTAGTCGAATGCTGAGGGTGGCGACCGCTGTCTTTCAAAAGCGCTATGCCAATGGGATGAACGAACGAGGGGGCAGCAAAACGGGTGAACTTTATCCAGTAACGACTCCTTTCACGTACTGA